The Petrotoga miotherma DSM 10691 DNA window TGGGCTGCGGGGCGAAGGGCGCTAAATTAGATATAGATTACATTTTAAAGTACTTTTTAGAGTTTCTAAAAGTAGTAAACTATTGAATAAAAGGGGGGTTCATTAAAATATATGAATTACAAACAAATATTATCAAAAGCTGAAGAGTACAAAAAAGATATGACTAGATTTCTTAGGGACATGATTGCTATTCCAAGTGAAAGCGGAAAAGAAAAAGAAGTTATTTTACGAATTAAAGAAGAGATGGAAAAAGTTGGTTTCGATCGAATAGACATCGATCCTATGGGAAACGTTCTAGGTTACATCGGCAGTGGGGAACACTTAATAGCTATGGATGCTCATATAGACACAGTAGGTATTGGAGATATAAATTTATGGAATTACGATCCGTATAAAGGTTACGAAGATGAGGAAATTATAGTTGGAAGAGGGGCAAGTGATCAAGAAGGCGGGATGGCTTCTATGGTTTATGGAGCCAAGATTATCAAAGATTTAGATTTATTTGATGATTATACCCTATTAATTACTGGAACAGTTCAAGAAGAAGATTGTGATGGACTCTGTTGGCAATATATCATCGAAGAGGATAAAATTAAACCTGAATTTGTTGTTATTACAGAACCAACTTCTTGCAATATATATAGAGGCCAACGTGGGCGGATGGAAATTAAAGTATCAACGCATGGTATTAGTTGTCATGGTTCAGCTCCGGAAAGAGGAGACAACGCTATATATAAAATGGCTGACGTTATAAAAGAGCTCCAAGTATTACACACTTATTTAAAAGATGATGATTTCTTAGGAAAAGGTAGTCTGACAGTTTCTGAAATCTTTTTTTCTTCTCCTTCAAGATGTGCGGTTGCAGATGGTTGCTCAATATCTATAGATAGAAGGTTGACTTGGGGAGAAAATTGGAATGATGCGTTAAAAGAGATTAAAAACTTACCTTCATCTGCAAAATACAATGCCGATGTGGAACTTTACACTTATGAAAAACCATCCTACACTGGATTAGTATATCCCACACAAGCGTATTTTCCTGCCTGGGTACTATCGGAAGATCATCCTGCTTGTAAAACTCTCATAGATGCATATCAAAACTTATTTGAAGAAAAACCATTGGTAGATAAATGGACTTTTTCCACCAACGGTGTTTCAATAATGGGAAGGTATGGTATATCGTGTATTGGATTCGGTCCGGGACATGAAGATCAAGCACACGCTCCTAACGAAAAAACTTGGAAAAGCGAGTTAGTTAAGGCTGCTGCAATGTATGCATGCATTCCTAAACTGTACGTTCAAAAATACTCGTAAAGGGAAGGATTGAAGTGTTAATACAAAACGGTCTTGTTGTTACCACCACAAAAACTGAAAAAAAGGACATTAGAATAGCAGGAGAGAAAATAAAAGAAATAGATGCTAAGTTAGACCCTAATATAGATGAAGAGGTAATAGATGCAAGTGGAAAGTATGTTTTCCCTGGTATTATAGATAGTCATACGCATTTTAGTTTACACGCTAGAGGTACCACAAGTATAGACGACTTTTACTGGGGAGGTAGATCAGCTGCTTTAGGTGGAGTAACAACACACATAGATTTTGCTGATATGGATGATGTTTCTTTAATGAAGGGATTAGAAAAAAGATTTGAAGAAACTAGAGATTCCGTGATCGATTTTCATTTTCACATGGTCATTAACAACCATTTTAATCCACTTAAGCAAAATCATCAGCTTAAAGAGATAAAAGATTTTGGAATATCTAGTTTAAAAGCTTTCACCACCTACAAAAATATATATATGTTGTCTCATGAGAAATGGGAACCTTTATTTAGAGCAGCTTCAGATGATGATTTAATAGTAGCTGTTCATGCTGAAGATAATGAAATTATTGAAAAAAATATTATCAAATTTCAAAAAGAAAATAAATTAGATGTTCAATACCATCCAGATATAAGGCCAAGCGAAGCTGAACAAAAGGCTGTTAAAGAAATTTGTGAGATTGCTCATAAAGCTAAGGCTTCGTTATACATCGTACATCTTTCATCTGAAAAAGGCTATCAGGTTGTAAAAGATTACAAGAAATTAGAAGATTTTAAATTGTATATCGAAACCACACCCCATTATCTTTTATTAACTAAGGAATTATTAAAAGGTCCTAAAGCTAGACTTTATCTTATGACTCCTCCTTTGAGGGAAAGTCAAGATAACGAAGCTTTGTGGGAAGGTGTTAAAAAAGGTTTTATAGACGTAATTGCCACAGATCACTGTGCATACAATGCAGAACAAAAATCAAAAGGTGAAAATTCGTTAGATATATTTCCTGGTATTCCAGGAGTAGAAACACTTCTCCCGTTGGTTTATACATATGGAGTAAATAAAGGTTTAATTTCTATTAACCACTTGGTTGAGCTGCTTTCCACCAATCCTGCAAAAATTTTTAAATTATACCCAAAAAAAGGAACAATAGCTGTAGGTTCAGACGCTGATTTAGTTATTTTTGATCCAAATTTAAAGGAGGTATTAAATAGTTCTAACACTCATTCAAAAGCTGGATACACTCCTTTTGAAGGATTTGAAGTAGAAGGAATGCCTATTACAACTATTTTAAGAGGAAAGGTAATAGTAAAAGATAGAAAATTCATAGGAGAAAAAGGATTTGGAAGGTTCGTAAAAGCCATATAATCATATCGGAGGAGATAAAATGAATACACTTTTTAGGGGAAAGGATTTTATAACCACGCAAGAATGGAGTGAAGAAGAGTTAGAAACAGTCTTTGAAGTATCCAAAGAACTTAAATTAAGATTTGCATTGGGAGAGCCTACGGATCATTTGTTGAGATCAAAAACTGTCTTTATGATGTTTTTTGAACAATCTACACGAACTCGAAACTCAATAGAAGCAGGTATCACACAACTTGGTGGACATGCTCATGATCTAACGCCAGATAAGATGCAACTTTCTCACGGAGAATCCGCAAAAGACACCGCAATTGTGTTGAGTCGATTCGGCCATGCCATAGCGATAAGAAACTGTTTCTATGGAATTGGAAACAAATACATCAGAGAAGTGGCAAAATATGCCGATGTACCTGTTATCAACCTACAAGATGATATTTATCATCCTTTACAAGGATTGGCAGATTTGATGACAATAAAAGAAAAATGTGGCAATGATCTTAAAAATATTAAAGTCACTATATCTTGGGCTTACGCCACATCACACGCAAAACCTTTGTCCGTACCTCAAACACAGGCATTATTATTTACAAGGTACGGAATGGACGTGACTATAGCCCATCCAAAAGAATTTCCACTTATGTCAGAGATCATAGAACAAGCTAAGCAAAACGCAGAAAAACATGGTGGAAGTTTAAAGTTCACAGACGATATGAACGAAGCATTCGATGAAGCTCAAATTGTAATTCCAAAAAACTGGGGTGGATTTTTAGGCGTGGAAAATCCTGATACGGATGAAGGGAAAAAACAAATGAAAGAAAATCTTGAAAGGCACAAAGATTGGATCTGTGATGAAAGAAGAATGGCTCTGGCCGATAAAGATGTTCTTTATATGCACGCGATGCCCGCAGACAGAGGCAAAGAAGTAACTGATCCTGTCATCGACGGCCCTCATTCAATAATATATGACGAAGCAGAAAACCGCTTACATACAGCAAAAGCAATCATGGCTTTGACTATGGGAGGAAGACCCTGATCACTATTTGGAGGTGAACAATCATTTTTAAAAGTGTTAATCAACCAAAAAAACGAATCGACGCATACGAAAAGGTAACTGGAAAAGCTAAATTTGCTGATGATTTAGAATTTCCAAATATGTTGTATGCAAAGGTACTTAGATCTAAGTATCCTTCGGCGAGAATATTGAACATAAACTTAGACGAAGCCAAAAAGATTCCTGGTGTAAAAGCAATTATAACCGCAAATGATATACCCAACAACGAATTTGGTGTAATTATCCCCGATCAGCAGGTATTGGCTAAAGAAAGGACTTACTTCATAGGAGATGGAATAGCGGTTGTCGCTGCAGAAACGCCAGAGTCTGCAAAAAAAGCTGTTGAAAGTATAAAAGTAGAATATGATGAGATTTCAGGAATTTTTGACCCATTTGAGTCAAAAAACGCGTCATCCATTCATGAAGATAAAGATAATAATCAAGTTATTCATCACAAACTCAGAAAAGGTAATATAGAAGAAGGGTTTAAAAATTCTGATGTAATTTTAGAAAGGGAGTATCAAACTCAATTTATTGAGCATGCCTACATGGAACCCGAGGTTGTAATTGCCGTTCCTTATGAGAACAATAGTGTAGTTACAATATATGGATCAGTACAAAACCCTTTTGCTTGCCGTAACGCGGTAGCTTCAGTTCTAAAAATTGGCTTCAATCAAGTTAGAATTGTTCAAAATCACATAGGTGGATCTTTTGGTGGTAAAGATGAGGTAATTTCTTCTATGGCTGCTCGAGCCGCTGTTCTAGCTTTAAAAACCAACAGGCCTGTAAAATTAAAAAATACCAGGGAAGAATCAATTATCGAAAGTTATAAGAGGCATCCTTACAATATGAGGTACAAAGTAGGGGCTACAAAAGAAGGCAAGCTACTGGCTATGGAAATAGAGGCAATCGCTGACAGTGGAGCTTACGCGTGCCAAACTCCTTTTGTTACTTGGAGGTCTGTTGTTCAAGCAACGGGCCCTTACGAAATTCCAAATGTAAAAACAGATACTTATGGATATTATACAAACAATGTATACACTGGAGCCATGCGCGGTTATGGATCTCCTCAGGTCATATTTGCCAGTGAATCTCTAATGGATGAATTGGCTCAAGAACTCGGGATGAACCCCTTAGAACTTAGATTAAAAAATATTTTTCATGACAATTCTGAAACAGCAAGCGGTCAAAAACTAGATAATCACAAAGTTAGCCTCGAAGAGGTAATAAAAAAGGCTGCGGATTCGATTAATTTTTTGGAAAAGTACAAAGAGTACAGTAGAGAGCAAAAAGGTGACAAAAGAAAAGGAATAGGAATGGCTATAAGTTACAGAGGTTGTAGCTTAGGAGCAGAAGCTGTGGATGCGGCTGGTATCATATTATCTATACAAAAAGATGGAACTGTATATCTCTACAGCGGCTTAGCTGAAAATGGACAAGGTCTAAAAACAGTCTTTTCTCAAATTGTAGCCGAAGAATTAGGGATCGATATTGAAAAGATCAACTTCATGGTTGTCGATACATTAGTTTCCCCAGACAGCGGTTCTACGGTAGCTTCTCGTGCAACGTTGGTTGGAGGAAATGCATCACTCGACGCCGCTAAAAATCTTAAAAAGAAATTGACGGATTTTATAGTCAAAAAATATAATTTGGCATTTAAAGAATTAATATTTAAAGATAATTCGATCTATACACCAGATCAAAAAAGGATAATTTCCTTTGATGAAGCTGCTTCCCAAGCATATAACTCTGGTGTCTTTTTATCTTCATACGGTTGGTACAAAGCCCCGGAGATAAGTTGGGATGAAGAAACTGGGCAAGGCAAACCTTATTTTACATACGTTTATGGATGTCAAATAGCCGAGGTTGAAGTTGACATAGGTACAGGTGAGATAAAAGTGCTTAAAATGGTAGCTGCTCACGATGTTGGAAGGGCTATCAATCCTGCGAATGTTTTAGGTCAATTTTATGGTGGAATATCAATGGGCCTCGGATATGGGATCATGGAAGAGCTGGATATAAACGAGGGATACATCAATAACACCAATTTTGACGAATATTTGATACCCACAGTTAAAGATATGCCTGATATAACTCCGATTATCGTTGAAAATCCTGATCCTAACGGACCTTACGGTGCAAAATCTATAGGAGAACCCACCTTGGAGTTAGGGGCAGCTGCAATAGCAAATGCGGTAGCCCAAGCGACGGGAAGAAGAATAAGATCTTTGCCTATAAACTTAGAAAAAATACTGGTAGGTCATTCTTTGAAAAAAGGAAGGAAGAAAAAATGATTGAATATGATTTTTTAACCGCTAAAGATGTTGATGCTGCTTTGGAATATTTGCACAAATATGAAAGTATAAAAGTAAT harbors:
- a CDS encoding ornithine carbamoyltransferase, which encodes MNTLFRGKDFITTQEWSEEELETVFEVSKELKLRFALGEPTDHLLRSKTVFMMFFEQSTRTRNSIEAGITQLGGHAHDLTPDKMQLSHGESAKDTAIVLSRFGHAIAIRNCFYGIGNKYIREVAKYADVPVINLQDDIYHPLQGLADLMTIKEKCGNDLKNIKVTISWAYATSHAKPLSVPQTQALLFTRYGMDVTIAHPKEFPLMSEIIEQAKQNAEKHGGSLKFTDDMNEAFDEAQIVIPKNWGGFLGVENPDTDEGKKQMKENLERHKDWICDERRMALADKDVLYMHAMPADRGKEVTDPVIDGPHSIIYDEAENRLHTAKAIMALTMGGRP
- a CDS encoding YgeY family selenium metabolism-linked hydrolase, yielding MNYKQILSKAEEYKKDMTRFLRDMIAIPSESGKEKEVILRIKEEMEKVGFDRIDIDPMGNVLGYIGSGEHLIAMDAHIDTVGIGDINLWNYDPYKGYEDEEIIVGRGASDQEGGMASMVYGAKIIKDLDLFDDYTLLITGTVQEEDCDGLCWQYIIEEDKIKPEFVVITEPTSCNIYRGQRGRMEIKVSTHGISCHGSAPERGDNAIYKMADVIKELQVLHTYLKDDDFLGKGSLTVSEIFFSSPSRCAVADGCSISIDRRLTWGENWNDALKEIKNLPSSAKYNADVELYTYEKPSYTGLVYPTQAYFPAWVLSEDHPACKTLIDAYQNLFEEKPLVDKWTFSTNGVSIMGRYGISCIGFGPGHEDQAHAPNEKTWKSELVKAAAMYACIPKLYVQKYS
- a CDS encoding xanthine dehydrogenase family protein molybdopterin-binding subunit, with the translated sequence MDAYEKVTGKAKFADDLEFPNMLYAKVLRSKYPSARILNINLDEAKKIPGVKAIITANDIPNNEFGVIIPDQQVLAKERTYFIGDGIAVVAAETPESAKKAVESIKVEYDEISGIFDPFESKNASSIHEDKDNNQVIHHKLRKGNIEEGFKNSDVILEREYQTQFIEHAYMEPEVVIAVPYENNSVVTIYGSVQNPFACRNAVASVLKIGFNQVRIVQNHIGGSFGGKDEVISSMAARAAVLALKTNRPVKLKNTREESIIESYKRHPYNMRYKVGATKEGKLLAMEIEAIADSGAYACQTPFVTWRSVVQATGPYEIPNVKTDTYGYYTNNVYTGAMRGYGSPQVIFASESLMDELAQELGMNPLELRLKNIFHDNSETASGQKLDNHKVSLEEVIKKAADSINFLEKYKEYSREQKGDKRKGIGMAISYRGCSLGAEAVDAAGIILSIQKDGTVYLYSGLAENGQGLKTVFSQIVAEELGIDIEKINFMVVDTLVSPDSGSTVASRATLVGGNASLDAAKNLKKKLTDFIVKKYNLAFKELIFKDNSIYTPDQKRIISFDEAASQAYNSGVFLSSYGWYKAPEISWDEETGQGKPYFTYVYGCQIAEVEVDIGTGEIKVLKMVAAHDVGRAINPANVLGQFYGGISMGLGYGIMEELDINEGYINNTNFDEYLIPTVKDMPDITPIIVENPDPNGPYGAKSIGEPTLELGAAAIANAVAQATGRRIRSLPINLEKILVGHSLKKGRKKK
- the hydA gene encoding dihydropyrimidinase; the encoded protein is MLIQNGLVVTTTKTEKKDIRIAGEKIKEIDAKLDPNIDEEVIDASGKYVFPGIIDSHTHFSLHARGTTSIDDFYWGGRSAALGGVTTHIDFADMDDVSLMKGLEKRFEETRDSVIDFHFHMVINNHFNPLKQNHQLKEIKDFGISSLKAFTTYKNIYMLSHEKWEPLFRAASDDDLIVAVHAEDNEIIEKNIIKFQKENKLDVQYHPDIRPSEAEQKAVKEICEIAHKAKASLYIVHLSSEKGYQVVKDYKKLEDFKLYIETTPHYLLLTKELLKGPKARLYLMTPPLRESQDNEALWEGVKKGFIDVIATDHCAYNAEQKSKGENSLDIFPGIPGVETLLPLVYTYGVNKGLISINHLVELLSTNPAKIFKLYPKKGTIAVGSDADLVIFDPNLKEVLNSSNTHSKAGYTPFEGFEVEGMPITTILRGKVIVKDRKFIGEKGFGRFVKAI